The Nerophis lumbriciformis linkage group LG04, RoL_Nlum_v2.1, whole genome shotgun sequence genome contains the following window.
gcgacccgaccttggataagcggaaaaagatggatggatggatggataaataaactttgattgattgattgattgaacactgatggagtatcggtgcgtgcaaaacagtagCAGGCGACggtggttctaatactaatcaaatatcgtcccgggggccatagatcattcatttgcgggccggatttggcccgcaggctttgactttgacacccctgctctatctgCATGTTCATGTGAGCTGTACTGACAACTAGTGGCCTGACATTGTAACTACAGGCAATTTTGCAGGAGGATAATGGTCAGATTATGTATTTATATgctgtatataccaggggtgtcaaactcattttagatcgggggccacatggaaaaaaatctactcccaagtgggccggactggtaaaatcacggcacgataacttaaaaataaagacgacttcagattgttttctttctttaaaaatagaacaagcacattctgaaaatgtacaaatcataacctTGTTGGGTTAATAGTATTCCATCTTTAATtgtcgtcaagctgaagaaggagtcctatcgggttcttttggctcataggactcctgaggcagccgacaagtaccgacaggccaagcggtgtgcggcttcagcggtcgcagaggcaaaaactcggacatgggaggagttcggtgaggccatggaaaacgacttccggacggcttcgaagcaattctggaccaccatccgccgcctcaggaaggggaagcagtgcactatcaacaccgtgtatggtgaggatggtgttctgctgacctcgactgcggatgttgtggatcggtggagggaatacttcgaagacctcctcaatcccaccaacacgtcttcctatgaggaagcagtgcctggggagtctgtggtgggttctcctatttccggggctgaggttgctgaggtagttaaaaagctcctcggtggcaaggccccgggcgtggatgagatccgcccggagttccttaaggctctggatgctgtggggctgtcttggttgacaagactctgcagcatcgcgtggacatcgggggcggtgccactggattggcagaccggggtggtggttcctctctttaagaaggggaaccggagggtgtgttctaactatcgtgggatcacactcctcagccttcccggtaaggtctattcaggtgtactggagaggaggctacgccggatagtcgaacctcggattcaggaggaacagtgtggttttcgtcctggtcgtggaactgtggaccagctctatactctccgcagggtccttgagggtgcatgggagtttgcccaaccagtctacatgtgttttgtggacttggagaaggcattcgaccgtgtccctcgggaagtcctgtggggagtgctcagagagtacggggtatcggactgtctgattgtggcagtccgctccctgtatgatcagtgccagagcttggtccgcattgccggtagtaagtcggacacgtttccagtgagggttggactccgccaaggctgccctttgtcaccgattctgttcataacttttatggacagaatttctaggcgcagtcaaggtgttgaggggatctggtttggtggctgcaggattaggtctctgctttttgcagatgatgtggtcctgatggcttcatctggccaggatcttcagctctcactggatcggttcgcagctgagtgtgaagcgactgggatgagaatcagcacctccaagtccgagtccatggttctcgcccggaaaagggtggagtgccatctccgggttggggaggagattttgccccaagtggaggagttcaagtacctcggagtcttgttcacgagtgagggaagagtggatcgtgagatcgacaggcggatcggtgcggcgtcttcagtaatgcggacgctgtatcgatccgttgtggtgaagaaggagctgagccggaaggcaaagctctcaatttaccggtcgatctacgttcccatcctcacctatggtcatgagctttgggttatgaccgaaaggacaagatcacgggtacaagcggccgaaatgagtttcctccgccgggtggcgaggctctcccttagagatagggtgagaagctctgtcatccggggggagctcaaagtaaagccgctgctcctccacatggagaggagccagatgaggtggttcgggcatctggtcaggatgccacccgaacgcctccctagggaggtgtttagggcacgtccgaccggtaggaggccgcggggaagacccaggacacgttgggaagactatgtctcccggctggcctgggaacgcctcggggtcccccgggaggagctggacgaagtggctggggagagggaagtctgggcttccctgcttaggctgctgcccccgcgacccgacctcggataagcggaagaagatggatggatggatggaaataaatgaTACGTtaatgttcattagtcaactCACTGGTGTTCATTTTCGAtccatcaaaataaaaaaaacatcaaaatccaattacaggatgttatttatgtcgtttgctcattttcctcgactggtgcacaaacatcatgtggtttatttatttttttacatttgtagcgtcatttacaaagatacaaataattgctattgcgacatccagtggacacatttagaacagctgtttctttcattcaaaaatttaggCTCATTTttatgctcagtggccttgtggttggagtgtccgccctgagatcggtaggtcgtgagttcaaaccccggccgagtcataccaaagactataaaaaatggcacccatttcCTCCCCGCTtgacactcagtatcaagggttggaattgggggttaaatcaccaaaaattatttccgggcgctgccaccgctgctgctcactgctcccctcacctcccagggggtgatcaagggtgatgggtcaaatgcagagaacaattccGTCATACGCCAATGGGAgagcgggctttctgctccgccgctcccagtctgtggaacgctctccctgaccacctgagggcaccacagactgtggatgcttttaaaaaaggcttaaaaacccttttttgggtttttttttaaaagcccttttttttttacatatatgcgtactagttctagctattgattgattgattgattgaaacttttattagtagattgcacagtacagtacatattccgtacaattgaccagaggtgggtagtaacgcgctacatttactccgttacatctacttgagtaacttttgggataaattgtacttctaagagtagttttaatgcaacatacttttacttttacttaagtatatttatagagaagaaacgctacttttactccgctacttttatctacattcagctcgctactcgctactaatttttatcgatctgttaatgcacgctttgtttgttttggtctgtcagacagaccttcaaagtgcctgcgttactggtgacgtttcacttcgttccaccaatcagatgcagtcactggtgacgttggaccaatcaaacagagccaggtggtcacatgacctgacttaaacaagttgaaaaacttattggggtgttaccatttagtggtcaattgtacggaatatgtactgtactgtgcaatctactaatacaagttccaatcaatcaatcaaaagtgtgaaggaaaaaagatacttttttatttcaaccgtacatcccgtcaaaagcctaaagactgaacgcacatgaggacgttcctgtcttcacaataaaagtgccgctccgaaagagtctccgaaagccagcgcaaacaagctagcaagctacggagtttgccgccaatgtatttcttgtaaagtgtataaaaacaaatatggaagctggacaaataagatgccaaaaaccaaccactttcatgtggtattagacagaaaggaggaacttttcttctcctccatttgaaaacgtggacgttatcatcactactgtctgattacaatcaatgcaagtcatcagaatcaggtaatacaccaacttatattctagtcttcattaaagaaaggaatctatatgtgttaaacatgcatgtatattcattaaaacacctttaacatgtaaacaaaaacagcaaaataaatacttataaattatatactgtatatatcaatgtatatgtatatatatatatatatatatatatatatatatatatatatatatatatgatatgagtgtgtatgttactcatcagttactcagtacttgagtagttttttcacaacatactttttacttttactcaagtaaatatttgggtgactactccttacttttacttgagtaataaatctctaaagtaacagtactcttacttgagtacaatttctggctactctacccacctctgcaattgaccactaaatggtaacacccgaatacgtttttcaacttgtttaagtctgggtccaagtaaatcaagaagaggttttaaattaattaccgccccggcggcaattcaaggaaatacggtagtctttcattggagtcagggccggcccgtggcataggccgtataggcaaatgctaagggcggcgtccatcagggggcgccacgccagtgccacaaatgttggagagaaaaaaaaaaaggaaaaaaaagttggtactattatttctaaatacaaaaaataatcccacgttaattgaaatgcaaagtaaagcctatttaatagaaatattatttgttacaacattacgccccccgccccaccccctcccttcccgtatcatgactctttttggacgtcaccacatcaaaaatgtcaaaacggccaaaactgtcaggtgcccaaggaagaaaaaagagaaaagaagaggagtagaaacgagaaaagacagaggtagtaggtaggtaacgttagcctacattaaattatttgtctgttacagaatgtgatagaaacctggcttgttagcattaagctaatgttacatgattcggcaattgctaatcaataaatagctagttctgttttaacgtcgggttaatattgtggagggggctaaattgttatggaaaataataatgtaacgttaggtaattacagtactcccaccttacattcctcagggacatttgtattagatcttttaagcaggtgttttttgtttacattgttattgccttctggttagctaatgtttgccctgcaggtaatagtcacttttccacccctttatatattaggtacagttgtaagcctagttgttaaagtgcacatcattaatgttaattaagcaatatgtatgtaaaaaatattgtatttcatatattcattttttattttttgcattcatttatttattcgtattttttttaatcttgttaactattctgattgttaatttgctttctttaagtaaaaaaaaggtcaaagacaaagctattcggtttcttgtgagtatataccgtattttccgcactattagccgcacctaaaaaccacaaatttactcaaaagctgacagtgcggcttttaacccggtgcgctttatatatggattaatattacgattcattttcataaagtttcgatctcgcaacttcggtaaacagccgccatcttttttcccggtagaacaggaagcgcttcttcttctacgcaagcaaccgccaaggtaagcacccgcccccatagaacaggaagcgcttcttcttctactgtaagcaaccacccgcccgcgtagaagaagaaaaagcgcgcggatatcaccgtacgtttcatttcctttgtgtgtttacatctgtaaagaccacaaaatggctcctactaagcgttaGGGattcggttcatgaaaagacgcaatctctccatccacgcagaataatctcgccacacccagtgtgtgtgtgtgacaatcattggtactttaactttaacacacacggattactatttcacagcaactgatattcctgtgaaccgcactgtggatacaacgggagcacgtacggtgaatattcgcaccacagggaatgagaagtcatccttcactgtggttctagcttgccatgctaatgaccagaaacttccacccatggtgatattcaaaaggaagaccttgccaaaagagacctttccagccggcgtcatcataaaagctaactcgaagggatggatgaagaaaagatgagcgagtggttaaggtaagtttaagtttacgcgaagaggccgggtggcttttttcacgcagctctgtccatgttgatatacgtatgtttgtgattgcacatttgcgtacattttgggagtgaacagagttgttagaacgctggtttttaatatattattaaagtttgactgacctatttgactgtttttttgacattcctttagcgcagttagatgcggcttacaacaccgggcggcttataggtggacaaagttttgaaatatgccgttcattgaaggcgcggcttttaacccagggcgccttatggtgcggaaaatacggtacacttcactgccgatgtgggagggcgccacctaaaatcttgcctagggcgccagattggttagggccgggcctgccttaCATCGCACTCAAATTTATaaacgcaggcctaaatttaccgcatgcctttggtaagcgccggagtgagaagaggttttaaattaattaccgcgccggcggcaattcaaggaaatacggtagtctttAATTGGAGTTGTCATTTTTGAAAAACTACATTGAAGATACAGTTGActccaaatttttatttttttttccaagattAATATTGCTATTTACAGTATCGAtcaagccattaaaaaaaaaaaacaatatgtcTTCATTTTCACTTGCGAGGACAAACAAGACGTTCTTTTTTTGAAACAGTAGGGAGGAGACTGTTTAAATATGCAACGCGGCGTCCCTTTAAGACCGCCCTTTCACCCGCTACGCCCCTGCACTATTGCCCCGACGGCGGACCAATGGGGACGAGGAGGAGGCGGGGCCTTGGGCTCCTCCCCCCTCCCACCCGCGCCAGGACCGCCTTCCTCGGAGCTTTTTTAGATGTGCATAATCCCTGAGTTGACCCAGAAAATCGTCAGTCGTTTCAAGATCTGATGCTGCAGTCTTTGTGCGCACCTCTCTCCCCACGATGACGCGCGGCCCCGCGGACTACACGGACTGCTGAGCCTTTcccccccctcccacccccacctGGACCCCCCCTTTACCCCCACTCCCCCCACCCCGCTCGTCCCTCCGCGCCGCAGCGGACTTTAGCCACCGGACCGAGCCCGAAGAGGAGCAACTTTAACCGGGGGGGGAGCCGAACACGGTACgtgcacatgttttttttttaaatttatttatttatttatggacCGTCGTCAAGGTTAGAGCGCGCGCCCGCGTGTGCGCGCGTCGGCGTGCACGGCGCGCCATTGTTTCCTTGTTTGCCCCTCGCTAGCGAGATGTGATTATCGTGCAACATTTGACGTGAcggcaaatattccattttgaaaaaggAAAaacacggcaaaaaaaaaaaaaaaaaatgcgtggAAATGGAGGGGGGGAAATGCAGCGCGTGCAGCGGTGTTGTGTAGCGCCGTGATGTCACGCTGCTCTTTGTTGCAACCTTGCgtgccgtaaaaaaaaaaaaaaaatgtttaacgtcgaatgtattttattttgaagaggCGGAAAGGAAGTATGGCATTGGTGCGGCAATGCGAGCTTCATTGAATGCTGTTaggttgataataataataataattgtgtgcCTCCAACCAAAACAGGAGGCATGGCAGACCACCTCATGATGCCCATGAATCACGGTTCGCCCGGCGCCGGTCTCCACGGTTACCGGATGGGCATGAACGGCCTGCAGGCGGGCCACCAGCCGCACGGCAACCAGCAGGCCATGCGACCGCTGCCCGGCGGACAGATGATGCATTACGGCGGCGCCCAAGCCAGCATGGAGACGGCCATGCGGCAACGGCAAGGCATGGTGCCCATGAACGGACAGATGAACGGCGGCCAAATGGGCCACCACCACCACCAGATGACCTCCGGGGGCATGATGTACAAcgggcagcagcagcagcagcagcagcagcatcatatgcaccagacccagcagcagcagcaccagcaccagcagcagcagcagcagcaccaaGCCCAACAGAGCCAGTTCATGAACGGAGGCTTGACGTCTCAGCAGCTCATGGCCAGCATGCAGCTGCAAAAACTCAACACCCAGTATCACGGACACCCGCTGGGGCCCATGGGCGGGAACCACATGGGCCCGGCGGGCCAGTACCGCATGAACCCGGCGCAGCTGGCCAACATGCAGCACATGGCGGGCCCGGCGCTGGCCCTGAACGGTATGGACGCGGACATGATCGACGAGGAGGTGCTGACCTCGCTGGTCATGGAGCTGGGCCTGGACCGGGTGCAGGAGCTGCCGGAACTCTTCCTGGGCCAGAACGAGTTTGACTTCATCTCGGACTTTGTGAGCAAACAGCAGCCCAGCACTGTGAGCTGCTGAGAGGGGATCGGACTGGACCGGACCGGAGACGACCCCTCACCCCCTCCGCCCTTACCCCCATGTCTTCATGAAGATGGACCATAGAAGGAGGTGCGCTCGTCTCTTTTAGGACCAAGCCGCGGCGCGCAGAAGGAGAACTCTGGCTTGTGGTCTGGTTGgggttggaggggggggggggggcggtggaCCTCCCACTTCCTGGacatgaatgtaaaaaaaaaaaaaaaagaagtcacaaAGCCACTCGGAACAATGACACTGTGTTTCCTCCCCGCCTGGACGTCCTCCAAGaaggtgtatttatttataatccaACGCAGACAACTACTGGGGACAAGtgctttttaatcattttaattatGGAGACCAATTTTAAGTTCCttttctttgatttttttttttttcctcgcaGGTCCAGAAaggagcctttttttttaatgatttttttgtttttttagatgtGCTGTTCTCAAACATGGACTGCTTGTACTGTATGAAGCTGTATAACTCCCAACACTGTTGTGTTCTTCATGGAGAGACGTAGAACCGCCTTAATCACGCAGATTCTTATTTATTATCGCTTGTTTATATTGTCccaaggtttttttgttttgtttttttgggggtgggggggtgggattTTGAAGGTGGAAGGGAGGAGGGACGGTCTTTGTCAAAGGTTTTGAGGATCAATAAAGATGGCCTGGATAGAAGAGTCATGGCCTGCTTTTCTATTTATTGcaccccccctacacacacatgtcacatgacggtgtgggggggggggggctaggtaAGTGATGTTAACCGGACTCTCAAATCGTGCAATTACGGGTGGTGTAAGAGACGACTAGGGGGGGGCGATGTGTCCGCCCGATGATTATGACCTCCTGATGTTTCCATTGTCCATGTGCTACTTCCTGTTTACGCTTTCTCATGTATACTCTACAATGTTCTCATTTGTTGACGATTCGGCCGTCGGCGATCGGAAATTTttacgaataaaaaaaaaagtaaacctgAAACATACATCGGATTTATTGGGGATGGATTAACTCGTGTTCTCGAGACCTCGGTGGAATTTGTTTGGTTATTTAATCGATGAATTTGAGCTGGGTGTGTTTTTCAAATCAATCCCGCCTATaaggtgtttgtttttttagggtTTAAAAGCAGCCGAATCCTACAATTCAGAATCTTGTCCGAAAAGATTTTGTGCTGGACGTGTGTGAGAAGTTTCAAGTCAATCAGAGCATTTTGTCATGTAAACACGGTTAAAGTCCTGATCCAAATCTAGTCTTGACATCCCTTGTTTACATCCAAAATGTTATCTTGTGAACATGGCTCAAGTGTATATTTATCTAACTAGCTCGCTATAAAAATGCTCTGCTGTCAATTCAGGTTAGGAAAATAGGCTACACCAGTGGTTTGGGATGGTAACTACAGTAGACTTGTACTTAGTAGCGATCGATCCAACTAACCATTCAGCTGTCTGCGCAATAACAAAAATGGATACCAAGCTAATTTCAGTTGAATTTGGTCTCACATATGTTGTATAAATATCACATTTTGTCATATAAACACGGTTAAAGTCCCTAACGAGCTATTGCTATTTAGCTAACTAAGTGACGACACAAATAACTATAAAGCTGAGGATGTGACTCTTAAGTTTATCTACACTAAGTGCAAACTACAGCTAACATGCACTACGATCACGGTCTTAAAATTGCTTCCATTCAAAATGTTGTCAGATATTTAGCTATGTGACTCTTTCTATTAgtccaaacaataacaaaaaccgcTACTGCCGTTTATTTTTGATAGCTACACTGCCAGCTAGTGGCCTGGCGtcttaaatatatttttcaaatcaATCCTGTAAGGTGGTCTTTTTTTTAGGGTTTAATAACAGCCGAATCCTACAATTCAGAATCTTGTCCGAAAAGATTTTGTGCTGGACGTGTGTGAGAAGTTTCAAGTCAGTCAGACTTACCGGGTGAGCATTTTGTCATGTAAACACGGTTAAAGTCCTGATCCAAATCTAGTCTTGACATCCCTTGTTTACATCCAAAATGTTATCTTGTGAACATGGCTCAAGTGTATATTTATCTAACTAGCTGGCTATAAAAATGCTCTGCTGTCAATTCAGGTTAGGAAAATAGGCTACACCAGTGGTTTGGGATGGTAACTACAGTAGACTTGTACTTAGTAGCGATCGATCCAACTAACCATTCAGCTGTCTGCGCAATAACAAAAATGGATACCAAGCTATATGCAGTTGAATTTGGTCTCACATATGTTGTGTAAATATCACATTTTGTCATATAAACACGGTTAAAATCCCTAACGAGCTATTGCTATTTAGCTAACTGAGTGACGACACAAATAGCTAGCAAGCTGAGTCTGTGACTCTTAAGTTTTATTAGCTACACTAAGTGCAAACTACAGCTAACATGCACTACGATCACAGACTTAAAATTACTTCCATTCAAAATGTTGTCAGATATTTAGCTATGCAACTCGCTCTATTTGTCCAAACAATAAGGTTTTTTAGGGTTTAACAACAGCCGAATCCTACAATTCAGAATCTTGTCCGAAAAGATTTTGTGCTGGACGTGTGTGAGAAGTTTCAAGTCAGTCAGACTTACCGGGTGAGCATTTTGTCATGTAAACACGGTTGAAGTCCTGATCAAAATCTAGTCTTGACATCCCTTGTTTACATCCAAAATGTTATCTTGTGAACATGGCTCAAGTATATATTTATCTAAAAATGGTCTGCTGTCAACTCAGGCTAGGATTATTGGCTACACCAGTGGTTTGGGATGGTAACTACAGTAGACTTGTACTTAGTTAGCTATCTGTAGCGATCGATCCAACTAACCATTCAGCTGTCTTCACAATAACAAAATTGAATACCAAGCTAATTGCAGTTAAATTTGGTCTCACATATGTTGGACAAATATCACATTTTGTCATATAAACACGGTTAAAATCCTTAACGAGCTATTGCTATTAAGCTAACTGGGTGACGACACAAATAACTATAAAGCTGAGTCTGTGACTCTTAAGTTTTATTAGCTACACTAAGTGCAAACTACAGTTACGATCACAGACTTTAAATTGCTTCCATTCAAAATGTTGTCAGATATTTAGCTATGCAACTCGCTCTATTTgtccaaacaataacaaaaatggctACTGCCGTTCATTTTTGATAGCTACACCGCCAGCTAGTGGCCTGGCGTCTTAATTATAGTAGAATTTACGCTAGGATGTTAAATGTTAAACATTAGCAAAGTAGCTATATATTTCTGGGTGTCAAAATACATTTCTGGTTAGGTAcctattttaacaacaaaaatgGCTACTGAGCTAAGTCATTAGTGCTAACAATACTTCTCATGTATACTCTTTGTTTTTCATCTGTGAATTTGAGCTGGGTGTGTTTTTCTAATCAATCCTGTAAGGTGgtctttttttttagggtttAATAACAGCCGAATCCTACAATTCAGAATCTTGTCCGAAAAGATTTTGTGCTGGACGTGTGTGAGAAGTTTCAAGTCAATCAGACTTACCGGGTGAGCATTTTGTCCTATAAACACGATATATCCTGATCTAAATCTAGTCTTGACATCCCTTGTTTACATCCAAAATGTTATCTTGTGAACATGGCTAACTATCTTGCTATAAAAATGTTCTGCTGTCAACTCGGGCAAGGATTATTGGCTAAACTAGTTGTTTGGGATGGTAACTACAATACACTTTTACTTATTTAGCTATCTATCCAGCTAGCCATTCAGCTGTCTTCACAATAACAAAAATGGATACCAAGCTAATTGCAGTTGAATTTGGTCTCACATATGTTGTGTAAATATCACATTTTGTCATATAAACACGGTTAAAGTCCCTAACGAGCTATCGCTATTTAGCTAACTGAGTGACAACAAAAATAGCTAGCAAGATGAGTCTGTGACTCTTAAGTTTTATTAGCTACACTAAGTGCAAACTACAGTTACGATCACAGACTTTAAATTGCTTCCATTCAAAATGTTGTCAGATATTTAGCTATGCAACTCGTTCTATTTgtccaaacaataacaaaaatggctACTGCCGTTCATTTTTGATAGCTACACCGCCAGCTAGTGGCCTGGCGTCTTAATTATAGTAGAATTTACGCTAGGATGTTAAATGTTAAACATTAGCAAAGTAGCTATATATTTCTGGGTGTCAAAATACATTTCTGGTTAGGTAcctattttaacaacaaaaatgGCTACTGAGCTAAGTCATTAGTGCTAACAATACTTCTCATGTATACTCTTTGTTTTTCATCTGTGAATTTGAGCTGGGTGTGTTTTTCTAATCAATCCTGTAAGGTGgtctttttttttagggtttAATAACAGCCGAATCCTACAATTCAGAATCTTGTCCGAAAAGATTTTGTGCTGGACGTGTGTGAGAAGTTTCAAGTCAATCAGACTTACCGGGTGAGCATTTTGTCCTATAAACACGATATATCCTGATCTAAATCTAGTCTTGACATCCCTTGTTTACATCCAAAATGTTATCTTGTGAACATGGCTAACTATCTTGCTATAAAAATGTTCTGCTGTCAACTCAGGCTAGGATTATTGGCTAAACTAGTTGTTTGGGATGGTAACTACAATACACTTTTACTTATTTAGCTATCTATCCAGCTAGCCATTCAGCTGTCTTCACAATAACAAAAATGGATACCAAGCTAATTGCAGTTGAATTTGGTCTCACATATGTTGTGTAAATATCACATTTTGTCATATAAACACGGTTAAAGTCCCTAACGAGCTATCGCTATTTAGCTAACTGAGTGACAACAAAAATAGCTAGCAAGCTGAGTCTGTGACTCTTAAGTTTTATTAGCTACACTAAGTGCAAACTACAGTTACGATCACAGACTTAAAATTGCTTCCATTCAAAATGTTGTGAGATATTTAGCTATGCAACTCTTTCTATTTgtccaaacaataacaaaaatggctACTGACGTTCATTTTTGATAGCTACACTGCCAGCTAGTGGCCTAGCGTCTTAATTATAGTTGAAGAATTTACGCTAGGATGTTAAACATTAGCAAAGTAGCTATATATTTCTGGGTGTCAATGTACATTTCTGGTTAGGTA
Protein-coding sequences here:
- the cited4b gene encoding cbp/p300-interacting transactivator 4b, translated to MADHLMMPMNHGSPGAGLHGYRMGMNGLQAGHQPHGNQQAMRPLPGGQMMHYGGAQASMETAMRQRQGMVPMNGQMNGGQMGHHHHQMTSGGMMYNGQQQQQQQQHHMHQTQQQQHQHQQQQQQHQAQQSQFMNGGLTSQQLMASMQLQKLNTQYHGHPLGPMGGNHMGPAGQYRMNPAQLANMQHMAGPALALNGMDADMIDEEVLTSLVMELGLDRVQELPELFLGQNEFDFISDFVSKQQPSTVSC